One Carassius gibelio isolate Cgi1373 ecotype wild population from Czech Republic chromosome A7, carGib1.2-hapl.c, whole genome shotgun sequence DNA window includes the following coding sequences:
- the LOC128017578 gene encoding sterile alpha motif domain-containing protein 9-like, whose product MQVLWHFRKDLRCAKVIDSDLDTKELSKQVLDLFLLSNEQHAEQDRKTVLLLLDTKTKLDNDLRENLIEEIHKRCINTDSPVVIILNCKTTDFTLTDTLILNKMLSKEQIRQFREKLIQQIRLQRKGQRRVATINLLYHKDSDGLKLASEVLRDLREEFTCQTLTKSFKTETAENKDELVREIGNTANDPLRIYETHNKTVLLLLDIKGEKLLCYLLKSLLKLKRADQTNHPAFIIINAYQKSVVRVPGDVKLKLELLPEEKDKFAQKKLQLESKHKEMSQTFHAFNIMQGGFQKEDAEKLITEEMVKHIEKDTKSSSTRLLSFLALINSYVPGSHLLEHFCEDFIKEEEWSTDGENLLLETIMKPFEGLIVTYLEGEQEDQCIRLAHPMIADACLKILTEHKLTRFDIALDFLNSMVKGHKSNYDKICKSMFITRPKGLMEKETFSRLILDIMHESENNTEQCICLLELLSDLFYKDPFYPQALARFYYIKVQEENKYVEAERWAKMAIKRDPQNSHLRDTLGQIYKNNLRKIWIEAGETCTDVENVLAIAQSAIDAFKDVEEVAENESEDDTGFNNRGLFGFLQVCKILHSSPFQHFEQQHSDFIKRLKGAVESRYDFFEWYLAFSRLSLNKEEPDYFHEDIDECYRKYFTQREQTDVMTLNEKKMKSFGGLLHFLKSDINVLKQYKSTFDNTQSDNETQTVLYILANIILSQSGDPCEKAEDLQARLQRLWVREMQDRSPEFYLLILLLFWADEAPPGITNPPNLEKCLKKMHHSYKSKYQKYLRGRYLVPLFFFRKGKGLQRLVHASKLNQTALELLTEGDESVKINDLTRVNGQVRNHRVFAIRREKQIPVSPHDPSSVCTTGPVSFYLGFTIRGPVAFNIRYEENSFRGV is encoded by the exons ATGCAGGTGCTTTGGCATTTCCGGAAAGATCTCAGATGTGCCAAAGTGATCGATTCAGATCTAGACACCAAAGAGCTGTCGAAACAAGTGCTGGACCTCTTTCTGCTGTCTAATGAACAACATGCTGAACAAGATCGGAAAACTGTGCTGCTGTTACTGGACACCAAGACAAAGCTGGACAATGATCTCAGAGAAAACCTGATCGAGGAAATCCATAAGAGGTGCATCAACACAGACTCTCCAGTCGTGATCATTTTAAACTGCAAGACTACAGACTTTACTCTCACCGACACACTGATTCTCAACAAAATGCTATCTAAAGAGCAAATTAGACAATTTAGGGAAAAACTTATACAACAGATCCGACTACAGAGAAAAGGCCAAAGGAGAGTCGCAACCATAAATCTGTTGTACCACAAAGACAGCGATGGATTAAAACTAGCCAGTGAAGTACTGAGAGACTTGAGAGAAGAGTTCACATGTCAAACCCTGACAAAATCATTCAAAACAGAGACTGCAGAAAATAAAGACGAGTTGGTAAGAGAGATTGGAAATACAGCAAATGACCCGCTCAGAATATATGAAACACATAACAAGACTGTGCTTCTCCTGTTGGATATCAAAGGAGAAAAGCTACTATGCTACTTATTAAAGAGTCTGTTAAAGCTAAAGCGTGCCGATCAAACCAACCATCCTGCATTCATCATTATCAATGCTTATCAGAAAAGTGTTGTTCGAGTGCCAGGCGACGTGAAGCTGAAATTGGAGCTCTTACCAGAGGAGAAGGACAAGTTTGCTCAGAAAAAGCTTCAGCTGGAAAGTAAACATAAGGAAATGTCACAGACGTTTCATGCCTTTAACATCATGCAGGGAGGTTTCCAGAAAGAAGATGCAGAGAAACTGATCACAGAAGAAATGGTGAAACATATTGAAAAAGACACGAAGTCAAGCAGCACAAGACTTCTCAGTTTTCTGGCTTTGATAAACTCATATGTCCCAGGTTCACACTTGTTGGAGCATTTCTGTGAGGATTTCATTAAAGAAGAAGAATGGTCCACTGATGGAGAAAACCTTTTGCTGGAAACGATAATGAAACCTTTTGAGGGTCTCATAGTAACATATTTAGAAGGAGAACAAGAAGACCAGTGCATTCGTCTGGCACATCCAATGATTGCTGATGCCTGTCTAAAAATACTCACTGAGCACAAACTGACAAGATTTGACATTGCTCTTGACTTCTTGAACAGCATGGTGAAAGGACACAAGAGTAATTATGATAAAATTTGCAAGAGCATGTTCATCACAAGGCCTAAGGGTCTGATGGAAAAGGAAACGTTTTCCAGACTTATTCTTGACATCATGCATGAAAGTGAAAATAATACTGAGCAATGCATTTGTTTGTTGGAGTTGCTTTCAGATTTGTTCTACAAAGACCCTTTTTATCCTCAAGCTCTTGCACGTTTTTATTACATTAAGGTGCAAGAGGAAAACAAATATGTTGAGGCAGAACGCTGGGCAAAAATGGCAATTAAAAGAGACCCTCAAAATTCACATTTAAGGGATACTTTGGGACAAATTTACAAAAACAACCTGCGGAAAATCTGGATTGAAGCTGGAGAAACATGCACAGATGTAGAGAACGTTTTGGCCATTGCACAGTCTGCCATTGATGCATTTAAAGATGTAGAGGAAGTTGCTGAAAATGAGTCTGAAGATGACACTGGATTCAATAACAGGGGTCTATTTGGGTTCCTCCAGGTTTGCAAGATCTTACATTCAAGCCCTTTTCAACACTTTGAACAACAACACAGTGATTTCATCAAACGACTCAAAGGGGCTGTTGAGTCAAGATATGATTTCTTTGAATGGTATCTGGCTTTCTCAAGACTAAGCCTCAATAAAGAGGAACCGGACTACTTTCATGAAGATATTGACGAGTGTTACAGGAAATATTTTACACAGAGAGAGCAGACTGATGTAATGACCCTGAATGAGAAAAAGATGAAGTCTTTCGGAGGACTGCTTCATTTCCTAAAATCAGACATCAATGTGCTTAAACAATATAAAAGTACATTTGATAATACACAGTCTGATAATGAAACCCAAACCGTTCTCTACATCCTTGCTAACATCATCTTGAGTCAATCGGGTGATCCGTGTGAAAAAGCAGAAGATCTTCAGGCCAGGTTACAGAGACTTTGGGTGAGAGAAATGCAAGACAGAAGCCCAGAGTTTTACCTCTTGATTCTTTTGCTCTTTTGGGCTGATGAAGCACCGCCAGGAATCACAAACCCTCCAAACCTTGAAAAGTGTCTCaaaaaaatgcatcattcatACAAGAGTAAGTATCAGAAATACCTCCGCGGTCGCTACCTGGTGCCTCTGTTCTTCTTTAGGAAAGGAAAAGGTTTGCAGAGACTGGTTCACGCCTCAAAACTGAATCAAACTGCTCTGGAGCTCCTCACTGAAGGGGATGAAAGTGTAAAGATCAATGATCTTACACGTGTCAATGGGCAGGTCAGAAATCATAGAGTGTTTGCTATTAGAAGAGAAAAACAGATTCCAGTCTCTCCTCACGATCCGTCCAGTGTGTGCACAACAGGCCCGGTGTCTTTCTACCTGGGCTTCACCATTAGAGGACCAGTCGCCTTCAACATCAGATATGAAGAGAACT CTTTCAGGGGCGTATGA
- the LOC128017646 gene encoding histone H2B: MPEPAKSAPKKGSKKAVTKTAAKGGKKRRKSRKESYAIYVYKVLKQVHPDTGISSKAMGIMNSFVNDIFERIAGESSRLAHYNKRSTITSREIQTAVRLLLPGELAKHAVSEGTKAVTKYTSSK, encoded by the coding sequence ATGCCTGAACCAGCGAAGTCCGCGCCGAAGAAAGGCTCCAAGAAGGCCGTCACCAAGACCGCCGCGAAAGGAGGAAAGAAGCGCAGAAAGTCCAGGAAGGAGAGCTACGCCATCTACGTGTACAAAGTGCTGAAGCAGGTTCATCCTGACACCGGGATCTCTTCGAAGGCGATGGGCATCATGAACTCTTTCGTCAACGACATCTTCGAGCGCATCGCCGGTGAGTCGTCTCGTCTCGCTCACTACAACAAGCGCTCCACCATCACTTCCCGAGAGATCCAGACCGCCGTGCGTCTGCTGCTGCCCGGGGAGCTGGCCAAACACGCCGTGTCCGAGGGCACCAAGGCCGTCACCAAGTACACCAGCTCCAAGTAG
- the LOC128017667 gene encoding histone H3-like codes for MARTKQTARKSTGGKAPRKQLATKAARKSAPATGGVKKPHRYRPGTVALREIRRYQKSTELLIRKLPFQRLVREIAQDFKTDLRFQSSAVMALQESSEAYLVGLFEDTNLFIIIMSGRGKGGKGLGKGGAKRHRKVLRDNIQGITKPAIRRLARRGGVKRISGLIYEETRGVLKVFLENVIRDAVTYTEHAKRKTVTAMDVVYALKRQGRTLYGFGG; via the exons ATGGCAAGAACCAAGCAGACCGCTCGTAAATCCACCGGTGGTAAAGCCCCGAGGAAGCAGCTCGCTACTAAAGCCGCCCGGAAGAGCGCTCCAGCCACCGGCGGCGTCAAGAAGCCCCACCGTTACAGGCCCGGGACCGTGGCTCTCCGAGAGATCCGCCGCTATCAGAAGTCCACCGAGCTGCTGATCCGCAAACTGCCTTTCCAGCGTCTGGTGCGAGAGATCGCTCAGGATTTCAAGACGGACCTGCGCTTCCAGAGCTCCGCTGTCATGGCCCTGCAGGAGTCCAGCGAGGCTTACCTGGTCGGTCTGTTCGAGGACACCAACCT cttcatcatcatcatgtctGGAAGAGGCAAAGGCGGTAAAGGACTCGGAAAAGGAGGCGCTAAGCGTCACCGTAAAGTGCTTCGCGATAACATCCAGGGAATCACCAAACCCGCCATTCGTCGTCTGGCTCGCCGCGGCGGAGTCAAGCGCATCTCCGGTCTGATCTACGAGGAGACCCGCGGTGTGCTGAAGGTGTTCCTGGAGAACGTGATCCGCGACGCCGTCACCTACACCGAGCACGCCAAGAGAAAGACCGTCACCGCCATGGACGTTGTGTACGCGCTCAAACGACAGGGACGCACCTTGTACGGCTTCGGAGGATAA
- the LOC128017637 gene encoding histone H2A, which produces MSGRGKTGGKARAKAKTRSSRAGLQFPVGRVHRLLRKGNYAERVGAGAPVYLAAVLEYLTAEILELAGNAARDNKKTRIIPRHLQLAVRNDEELNKLLGRVTIAQGGVLPNIQAVLLPKKTEKPAKAK; this is translated from the coding sequence ATGAGCGGAAGAGGCAAAACCGGCGGCAAAGCGAGAGCGAAGGCCAAGACTCGCTCCTCCAGAGCAGGGCTGCAGTTCCCCGTCGGTCGTGTTCACAGACTTCTCCGTAAAGGAAACTACGCCGAGCGCGTCGGTGCCGGAGCTCCCGTCTATCTGGCGGCTGTGCTCGAGTATCTGACCGCTGAGATCCTGGAGTTGGCTGGAAACGCTGCGAGAGACAACAAGAAGACCCGCATCATTCCCCGTCACCTGCAGCTGGCGGTGCGCAATGACGAGGAGCTCAACAAACTCCTGGGTCGAGTGACCATCGCTCAGGGCGGTGTGCTGCCCAACATCCAGGCCGTGCTGCTGCCCAAGAAGACCGAGAAACCCGCCAAAGCCAAGTAA
- the LOC128017654 gene encoding histone H2B, with product MPEPAKSAPKKGSKKAVTKTAAKGGKKRRKSRKESYAIYVYKVLKQVHPDTGISSKAMGIMNSFVNDIFERIAGESSRLAHYNKRSTITSREIQTAVRLLLPGELAKHAVSEGTKAVTKYTSSK from the coding sequence ATGCCTGAACCAGCGAAGTCCGCGCCGAAGAAAGGCTCCAAGAAGGCCGTCACTAAGACCGCCGCGAAAGGAGGAAAGAAGCGCAGAAAATCCAGGAAAGAGAGCTACGCCATCTACGTGTACAAAGTGCTGAAGCAGGTTCATCCTGACACCGGGATCTCTTCGAAGGCGATGGGCATCATGAACTCTTTCGTCAACGACATCTTCGAGCGCATCGCCGGTGAGTCGTCTCGTCTCGCTCACTACAACAAGCGCTCCACCATCACTTCCCGAGAGATCCAGACCGCCGTGCGTCTGCTGCTGCCCGGGGAGCTGGCCAAACACGCCGTGTCCGAGGGCACCAAGGCCGTCACCAAGTACACCAGCTCCAAGTAG
- the LOC128017606 gene encoding histone H1-like, which yields MAETAPAAAAPPAKAPKKKSAAKAKKAGPSVGDLIVKAVSASKERSGVSLAALKKALAAGGYDVEKKNSRIKLAIKSLVTKGILLQVKGTGASGSFKISKKETETKKKPAKKAAPKAKKPAAKKPAAAKKPKSAAAKKPAAKKSPKKAKKPAAAAKKATKSPKKAKKPVAPKKAAKSPKKTKAAKPKTAKPKAAKPKKAAPKKK from the coding sequence ATGGCAGAAACCGCCCCAGCCGCAGCCGCCCCGCCGGCCAAAGCGCCTAAGAAGAAGTCCGCCGCTAAAGCCAAGAAAGCAGGTCCATCTGTCGGTGATCTGATCGTTAAAGCCGTGTCCGCATCCAAGGAGAGGAGCGGCGTGTCTCTCGCTGCTCTGAAGAAAGCTCTCGCCGCCGGCGGCTACGACGTGGAGAAGAAAAACTCCCGCATCAAGCTCGCCATCAAGAGCCTGGTGACTAAAGGCATCCTGCTGCAGGTCAAAGGAACCGGCGCCTCTGGATCCTTCAAGATCAGCAAGAAGGAGACCGAGACCAAGAAGAAGCCGGCGAAGAAAGCGGCTCCTAAAGCCAAGAAGCCCGCGGCCAAGAAACCCGCTGCTGCCAAGAAGCCCAAGAGCGCAGCGGCAAAGAAGCCCGCCGCTAAGAAATCCCCCAAGAAGGCCAAGAAACCCGCTGCCGCCGCCAAGAAGGCCACGAAGAGCCCCAAGAAGGCGAAGAAGCCCGTGGCGCCCAAGAAAGCAGCCAAGAGCCCCAAAAAGACCAAGGCCGCCAAACCCAAGACAGCGAAGCCTAAAGCTGCCAAGCCTAAAAAGGCAGCTCCCAAGAAGAAGTAA
- the LOC128017631 gene encoding histone H2A-like encodes MSGRGKTGGKARAKAKTRSSRAGLQFPVGRVHRLLRKGNYAERVGAGAPVYLAAVLEYLTAEILELAGNAARDNKKTRIIPRHLQLAVRNDEELNKLLGRVTIAQGGVLPNIQAVLLPKKTEKPAKAK; translated from the coding sequence ATGAGTGGAAGAGGCAAAACCGGCGGCAAAGCGAGAGCGAAGGCCAAGACTCGCTCCTCCAGAGCAGGGCTGCAGTTCCCCGTCGGTCGTGTTCACAGACTTCTCCGTAAAGGAAACTACGCCGAGCGCGTCGGTGCCGGAGCTCCCGTCTATCTGGCGGCTGTGCTCGAGTATCTGACCGCTGAGATCCTGGAGTTGGCTGGAAACGCCGCGAGAGACAACAAGAAGACCCGCATCATTCCCCGTCACCTGCAGCTGGCGGTGCGCAATGACGAGGAGCTCAACAAACTCCTGGGTCGAGTGACCATCGCTCAGGGCGGCGTGCTGCCCAACATCCAGGCCGTGCTGCTGCCCAAGAAGACCGAGAAACCCGCCAAAGCCAAGTAA